CGCGCAGGGATTGAAGACGCGCCACGCTCTCGGAGTACCGGCGGCAGATTTCCGCTGCTCCCTGAGCGCCGTAGGTATGCCCTGCATGAGTCAGCAGGCCGCGCAGGCGAAAGTTCGCGATGCCGCGCACTGCCTGGGCCACCTGTGCGGCTGGCGCGGAGTGTTCCCAAGACAACCCTGTGCGCCCGGCTCCGGCGTCTACTTTCAGCCAGATACCCACCTGTGCGTGGACCTGGCTCGCCAGTCCCTGCGCCGCTTCAACGGATTCGAGCAGCAGCCCCAGGCGAACTCGCTGCGCCAGGGCATTGATCGCCTGGGTCTGGCGCAGGTTGGCCGGGAAAGCGATGGTGATGTCTTCCCACCCATGCCCGGCAAAGTAGAGGGCCATATCCACGGAGGAGACCGTGATAGCGCTGACACCCGCCGCGCGGAACCATTCGCCGATCTCAGCCGACTGGTGCGTCTTGAAATGCGGGCGGAAGCGAGCCGCCCGGGCCTTTTGCGCCATGTTGTGAATATTACGGCGCGCAGCCGCCTCATCTAGCAGCAATGTAGGTTTATCAATTTGATTGAACAGGGCAGACATAAACAGAATTATATCTGATTTGCATAGGAAATCGTTTGCCGAGAGCGATTTTTATTGACTTCGACGAACGTAAGTTCTATAATGAAATTATGGAAAGTCTGGCGAAGCTGTCAATCCTTGCGGATGATATGGGCTTTGAGCGCGACGAGACTCCTGCGTCCGCGCCCTCTGCCTCTTACCCAACTGAGTATTCACTGGCTGGC
Above is a genomic segment from bacterium containing:
- a CDS encoding alanine racemase yields the protein MSALFNQIDKPTLLLDEAAARRNIHNMAQKARAARFRPHFKTHQSAEIGEWFRAAGVSAITVSSVDMALYFAGHGWEDITIAFPANLRQTQAINALAQRVRLGLLLESVEAAQGLASQVHAQVGIWLKVDAGAGRTGLSWEHSAPAAQVAQAVRGIANFRLRGLLTHAGHTYGAQGAAEICRRYSESVARLQSLRGQLAEQGFNDLEISVGDTPASSVCPDLGPVDEIRPGNFVFYDAQQLHAGVCDWQDVAVALACPVVALHPERNEAVIYGGAVHLSKDYVNEADRRTYGCVCQAEGQRWSAPLQGAWVDRLSQEHGILHMAPEDLRRVRIGDLLFILPAHSCLTVTLMKRYLTLSGRWITTFNE